The region CCTGATGGCAGTGAGATCCCTGTTTTCTGCTCTTCTCGTCCTCCAAGTTCTAACGATCTCTGCAGCCCAGTTCCATTAGCACAGATATCTGTTGGGTCCCCACTGTGACTGCATGCAGTCTGTCTTCTGAGCTTCTTTCACAGGCATCTGTTCCCCAGACGTTCTACCTCTTGGTAAGGTCTATTGGCTTATACTACTATTAGGTAgtgttttggtctttttttcaCAAGCAAATTCaaaattcttcaaaaagaaaaaagacactttctttttgctgtttcccCCACAGCAGGTAGCATAAAACTGGGTACACACAGGCAATTCCTATTTATTGATCATTAGCAGGCCTCCCTAAGCCCTGAGATCCCGCAGGTGGTCCCTCGGCCTCAGCTGCATGGTCGTCAAGGTCCAAAGCTCCTATGGGCTTTGCAGGTCCCATGGCCTCAGTCTTCACCATCACCCCACCTTAGCACTGGCTCCCAGAAGGGCCGCCTCTCTCAGCAGAGTGTTGACTCAGATATAAAGTTCTGCAACACACAAAAATTCATTCACACAAAACACTGAGAGTCTAGTAGGACTAACAGACCAATTTgaggaggaaatggaagaaatGTTTTTGCTCATATTCCTCATATTTGCTCATATTCCAgtgtctcctcctctccccctccttcccttctcttttctctcccttcctgttgaAAGTACCCCCCAAGCTCCCATCCCCTGAGAAGCACAAAGCAGGACCCCATTGCCTCTCATTTTGTCAGCAAAGCTACCTCTCGCCTTCTCAATGCCCAGGATCTGCTGACatcattttttagtgttttcctaTGAGCTAAGTAGTGCACCAAAGTTACTTTCTCAAAAAGGAAGTTCCCTCTCTCATGGGAAATCTGGCACAGCTGTTAGAATAACTTTTTTACATTCTTGTTACAGTGAAATATCTGCCTACTTCAAGGGTGGTTTCATTCTGAGGTTTCTCCTGTTCCTCATCTCCCTTCTGTGAAATCGCTATATATTGTGGCTGGATGACTTCCTGCCTCCTACCCCCCCTTCCTATCCTTGGAATCCACATGTGTGCTTTCAAAAGGGTCTGTTCTTGACCTGCAGCACCTTGGATTTTGTTCAAGCACATTCCCCAAAGTAACCTTCTCCTTCTCAAGTGGATAACACTGACAAAATTGGGGTATCAAAAAATGGCAGTTACACCTGCCTGGGTTACTTtgcttatttactttattttatgaaGTCCTCTACTAGTCCGCCATGCATTATCATCATACTCAGCACCACAATCACTCCGGGACAGTCCCTTGTGTGATGACCCAGCAGCAATAGCAGGAGGTCCTTCTGGCTGTGTAAGCATGCTCTTTGTCACTTCCTACTGTTACTTGTTCTCCTTTGCCAAGGCTGCCCCCTCTTATCTTCATTAGATTTTGACTCACTTGCCTCCTTATGTCCATCAGAATCAGTCTCAGCTGGCTCTGTGAAAAATATTGCCAGTCTTTAAACCTGCCCGATTTTACGTCACCTTCCATGAAGACACCCTAGTTCATGTTTCTAATTAGAATGCAGTTCATAATTctgaatttccttttatttcgCAATCCTTGCTGCTATCTGGAGTATCCTACAATTTTATTCTTGGcaagtttttctcatttaaagtTTTCTGGTGCATGCAGTTTGTGGTCCACTGTGCAAAAAATTTCAATCGTTCTCCCTAAACAAGCCCCAATCCCTGCCCTCAAACCCTCAAAAAGCCCCCTAAATATCAAGTGGCTGCCACCAGTGATTctcatttttgaaggataatgTCTGGTTTTCAAAAATGAGTTGAACAGCTCTCAGTTTGCTGGGACCCATTTATGAGGGATTGGACTTCAGTAGAGGTAACGTGTATGAACCCTCATGTGAACAGGGATATATCTACACAGATGCAGCTATTTTCATTTGGGAGTATTTGTTTCTTGAAGATAAAAAATTGAGTTGTTATGCAACTATTAGGCAATAGAAAAGTAGATGCTCATAAGTTCTACTAGCAGAGAAGAGCCACAGACATTTCCTTAgactcccccttctctcctgtgGACTTGCCACACTCATTTCCCTGTTATATCATGAGAAGGACTACAGTGTCAGGGGCACTTTGCTGCTGGCCTGCTTTTTCCTACTCCCTTGTGGCCTGGGTTCTGGCTGCTGTGAGTGTTTTGGTGAGTTAACCCCTTAGTCTCAATGTTCTTCCTTAAAGAATAGGCATAGTAATCAAATAATATTAACAATGAGATACTGTTGAACACAGGAAGGATGTGCTGCTGGTTGGGGCCCCTGGGGAGGTCGTGCCTTGCATTCTACATGGGACTGTGGGCTGAGGGGCAAGGCCCTGCCTCTGTGAATCCACACaccaccctccctgctcccactccTGACTATCTGGATCCCCTTTCTCGTGTCCAGTGGGGGTTGGCCCTTGGAGGCATCTGTTTACCGGCTGTGACTTCTTCCCTATCAAGGCCCACCTGACAGTCACCTTTCTGGGAATTCTTAAGATTTCTGGTATTCTGAGGCTTCCGTTTCTTACATTTGAGTAGTTACAGATTTGGctttaaacacattttatattgttttagaaCTCTGTgagtggaagggagaggcagCATCATTCCTCAGTTCACATCATGAAACAGAAGTATTATAGTGTAATCTATTTCTCTGGTTCCTAATGTGGGGGAATTGCTAGTTTatgcatgcttttatttttaaggagtaACATTTTGAACATCATCCCAATGATATCTTTTAGATCCTTGAAATCATAAGGAAAAATGACTAAGGAAGAAGGCATCCGGGTGTGACGCATTCACTTCAATAGCCAGTATTAGCAGTTAATGTGGAAGGCGCCCCAGTAGGCTGCTGGACTCTACACCCCTCCAAACCCTGCAGTTCTTCCTGCAATAAGTCATGATCTGTGTCTCCTGCTGTTGTCCACTTGTTCTTATTCTTTCTTGCAGTACCCCAGAGAAGGGTCATCCCTTTTGGGGGCAAtttatcaagtttttttttttaagattttatatacttatttttggagagagggggagaaagacagggacacaatcaatgtgtggctgcctgtcacacgccccctactggggacctggcctgaaacccaggcatgtgccctgactgggaattgaaccggtgaccctttggttcacaggccggcactcaatccactgagccacaccagccagggttcgcGTTTTCtcagtatgttctcccattcacaGCTATGAAACTTCCCATCTCTGCTGGCTGCCTCTAAACACTCACTGCTGTGCCTCTTGGCCTGGGTGCTCCCGGTGCAGCAAGACAGTTGTCTTTGTGCTTGGATAATGTGTTGCCATAACCAACACTCCACTGGGAACTGACTCATGGTAAGCTGCAGGGAACTGAAGCTTTTTCCCCTCCACGTgtatagttattttatttatttatttcttccccagTGGTGAACTTGTACatcctttaaaaatctttgtttaaCATGGGAACCTAACTTGACATCGTGTCCCTATTATGATCCATGTCGTTGGAGCCATTCCATCCGTTCTAGGCTGTCAAATGCTTTTGGATTCTGACTGACAGCCAATACTTTAGCCCTCCTGTAACACTGGCAAATAAAATGGATTTGCCTCTGGGCCTCACCCAGTCACTAGTAAAATACTGAAGAGAGAAGGCCAAGGCCAAGATCAGCAACACATTTCTCTAAGAGCTAGGAGATTTCAGGGAGACCGCTGGTCATTGTGGCCAAATGAACAAAGTGGATGGCTATGTGTGTAACTGGCACTACCTGTAATTCAAAGgaccacttttttaaaatatgaaagtgcAGGAAGTTTAACATAACAAAAATCAGAGTTTTACTCAAATCAAGCAGTCTGTAGATCCCTAAAATGAAACTTTACAGGTGGGCTCTTCTTAGGGGCCACCATGAGATACAGGTAAGTCACTCTACACATGTTCTATGACACCTCAAGTCCCTTCATCTGCTTCTAGAatagaaaagaggtcagtgtggAAAGAAACAGTTGTGAGGGGAGTAGCTATGAACAAAGCTACACGTGACCAACAGCACCCACACGCCCTACCACACACAGAAGCCAGATGCCTCTGAAGAGAAATACAGTCTGTGTTTGTCAGCACTTGAGGGATTGGTGGAGGATCCTTGACAAATTACCATAATGGCTTTATCATCCATTTACTTAGAATGAAGCTTTCTTCTGGACTTGTATATTATAAAGAGTTCCAAAATAGAGCTATTATTTATATGCAGCACTAACaaatcataaaaaacaaaaaaacacaagtCATTATATATACTCAGACCATGTATGCTGGAATGTGGTAACTGATGTATTCTTTGAGATTTgggaaactaaataaaaacaatttcattaggTTAATTCCCTAAATGGTTATGCTCTACAACTGTTAAGATTTacagtaatattttcaaaatgacttcATTCTCAGTCTTTATTCgctatttaaaaaaagacctcTAATTAATAAAGTGGGTCAGTTACTCAACTATTAACACCCATGTGTCATATGTAAACAGAGGTGACTAAACACAGGCTGATGCCAAACTcagatttttctattaaaaaaaaagttatagagaaaatttaattttcaagaaaaacagATAACGGGGAGTAAATTAGCCAAGTAGTCTCAGATGCGAGAAGATTCAttgtcccctccactcccctctttGGAAGGTTTGCAAAATTATAGCCTGGGCCAaattaggagaaaaacaaattatttgctGAACTTTCACTTCAGTTTTCCCTTTTTCAGGGGTGAAAACTCCCCTCAATAAGTAAAATGTAGAATACCTCAATATCTAAATTGCTTTTTCTTTACCCTAAAATCAAGTGCAGTGGAGCAGAAATTCTGTGCTGGTCACCAACCCTTTATTGAAACAGGTAACTTACACACTTtataatagaacaacaaaaataatgttcAATATATACAGCCTTTGCATGGACTATTTGACTATACACAAGGCAGCGTGATAACACAATCTAATCTTCATAATACTTTGTGCACAAGAAGACACCTGACAGAGAACATGTGAACATTACAGTGAAATGACATCGCAGGTCCAGTGAAAGTTCAGCCTCATACAAATGTACGCCTCTACTGCAAATGACACCTCTCAATGTCCAGAGCTTGTTCAGTAGTAATTTACCCAGAGTCTGAAGCAGAGATTTGGTGTGTGGCTATAAGTCTCTTAAGTGAGACCATCTCTGCAGTTAAGTTTGCTATCCCCTGCTTCAAAAACAAATTCTCTGGGTCAGAAACTTTGTAGCCATTGTCTTTCATTTCAACAACTCCAGTTTTGAAACTATTTTGAGTTTTGCCACTAAATTCTTTTTGATGCCAGTGCTCTGATCTGAGAGACCAATCTTGGATGTTAGTCACTTGCACTGAAAAAGGAGTGAGAGAAGAATGTACCATATTTGGGGAACTATGCTTCTCAAGTTCAAATTGTCTCTTAGATGTCACATCAGCAGGCGAGGAAAGTTTTTGTGTGGCATCAAATTCATTATCAAATGCCTCTACTTTTATCTGCATGGCTCTGGCTTTAATCCGGAGCTTGTGTGGCAAAGCAGAGGAATTCACTTCTGGAACTTTAACCACCGTGGCATGTCCATGCTGAAGTTCAACAGGAGAGTGGATTGGGCCCTTGGGAACCTGCTGCTCATCTTCTCCATCCGAAGACTTTCCCACTGCACCATCGTCAGTTTCCGACGTTCTGGGAGAGTTACTGGAGGACCGGCTGACCTGGAGTAGAGGGGGGGAGTGTGAGTAGCCAGGAAAAGAATTTCCCACATAGTTCTGGTACACAGACGCTCGGTAGGTGCCTTGGTCATCTCTCGGCTCTCTTGCATAGTTCTCCAGTTCCACTGGCTCCTGCTTGATGACTTGGAACTTGCTGTCAGGGCTCTGGCAGCCACTCTGTGCAGGGCCCTCCTGAGAATGTTCTAGCGAGGAGACTTCTGACACATCAGACAGAGAGCTCTGTGGAGAGTGCTTAATGACGGAAATGCAGCTGCTCGCCACCACTGAGGGCTCGTGCTCATCCACAAAGGGACTCACGTTGGATTTGGAGGTCTGGTAGTCTTGGAAGTATACTGCTGTAGAATTACTGAGTTTCTGGATCTCTTGAGCATATACTGTAGAGCTAATTAAACCAAACTTTAGTTTTAAGGAAAGGAGTTCAGCTTTTAAAGTGGCATTTTCTTCTCCCAGTGCAATTAGTTTGTTCTCTAAAACCAGGTCATTCAGTCGACGCTTCTCTCGTGATCTCTTGGCAGCTTCGTTATTTTTCCGCCTTTTTTCCCAATACATGGCATCTTTCTTTTCATCAGGGATGAATTCCCGTTTCCTCCGGCATGCTGAAGATTTGTTTTTCCCCACACTTCCTTCACTTAGAAGAAGCTCTTCTCCTGCTGTCAAGTCTTCTGAGACTTCGGTGAAAGTGGAATTCAGCACCATCGCCTTGTCAGCACTGCTACCAGGATCAAGAGATGCCTGCTCCTTCTTGATGGTCTGCATTTTCCTCAGCTGCATCAGAAAACAGCCTTGACCTATCTGTGCAGAGCAGGAGAAAAACTATCTTCTCAGAATTCTCAAATGCTTTCAAACTGTGGTTTTAAAATCCATCAATAGTCTTCCTTTTGTTCTGTCCAGGATAAATCTCTCCAGCTGCTCCCACTGAATGGAGTAGGGGTCTTTTAGGTAACCTGcgatacataaaaagaaatagttatCCATTGGTAAATATTTACCAACTAGGTACAGGAACTATGCTGAGCATTTAGGAGATACAGGTCTGAACAAGACACAGCTTTCCTTGAAAGAGTTTGTGATCTTAAAAATGAAGTAAGTGCCCAAGACTGTGAAGTTATAAAGGGCAAATCTTTACTGAGACCCATGGGCAGAGTAATTAATACGTGGTCCAGGAGAGTGAGAGAACAACCAGCACCATCTGCCCTGGGGAAAAACAGAGGAAGGCTGTTTCAGGAGGAGAAACAGGGGAGGACAAGGAATATGGTCATGGCGCTGTACAGGAAGGGAATGGCAAATTGCCTTGGTTGGTAAGTTCTAAAACAGTAACTGTATATTGTGGTgcttctaaaaaaatatttgagataacATTTATGTCATTGCGAAGCAAACATGCTAACCTCTTAAGAGGAACTTTTCCAAGTAAACTCCTTTATTATCAGTAAATGAATTCTACAGTTAAATGTAGTAAGATATAAATtaacctatatttttatttcccctaaaaccaaaataaaaaatcacacaaataatCAAGGTAGTTGTTTTAATCTGACTTATATGGACACAAACCTGTCCCTCACACCCCCGACTACCTGATGGGCTTATGTCCACCTCATCCCCCCAGGGGACTCAGCACACCTAACTGTGAAGGACTCTTCTCAATAAAGCCATCTCTTCTGATGCTTCTGTGCTATGAGTTTAGAAACATTCTTTTTTCTGGTTCCTTCAAATTGATTTATCAAACATTCACTTAAGAATGAAGCACCAAAGTATTTTTTTTGGTCCTGAAAATTCTGTAAAATAGATTTGATTTATACGGTAGCTTtggagtaaaataaaaagtgactattcaaaggttttttttcttttaagtacagTGAGATTCttgaaacttaaaattattttgaactgaGTAAATGTGGTTATAGAAAGAATTTCTTTCCACTTTACTAATTAGTTTCAAACAAATATAAGAACTGAAAAATAGAACCATCAATTAGCTTCCCCTTACACTGATGAAAGATTCATAATCTGAATCTGACTTGCCATGAGATAATAAACCCATATATTAGGTTCCAATCACAATCTGTTTGTGGTGGTTTTCGGATCTG is a window of Desmodus rotundus isolate HL8 chromosome 1, HLdesRot8A.1, whole genome shotgun sequence DNA encoding:
- the NFIL3 gene encoding nuclear factor interleukin-3-regulated protein; this translates as MQLRKMQTIKKEQASLDPGSSADKAMVLNSTFTEVSEDLTAGEELLLSEGSVGKNKSSACRRKREFIPDEKKDAMYWEKRRKNNEAAKRSREKRRLNDLVLENKLIALGEENATLKAELLSLKLKFGLISSTVYAQEIQKLSNSTAVYFQDYQTSKSNVSPFVDEHEPSVVASSCISVIKHSPQSSLSDVSEVSSLEHSQEGPAQSGCQSPDSKFQVIKQEPVELENYAREPRDDQGTYRASVYQNYVGNSFPGYSHSPPLLQVSRSSSNSPRTSETDDGAVGKSSDGEDEQQVPKGPIHSPVELQHGHATVVKVPEVNSSALPHKLRIKARAMQIKVEAFDNEFDATQKLSSPADVTSKRQFELEKHSSPNMVHSSLTPFSVQVTNIQDWSLRSEHWHQKEFSGKTQNSFKTGVVEMKDNGYKVSDPENLFLKQGIANLTAEMVSLKRLIATHQISASDSG